One Sinorhizobium sp. BG8 DNA window includes the following coding sequences:
- the dhaL gene encoding dihydroxyacetone kinase subunit DhaL, with protein MTKTKKLMNAPESIIPEMIEGMLGAHPDILTTFGTTGRVLVAVDGPRDGKVGIVVGGGSGHEPAFAGYVGRGLADASAVGNVFASPAPEPILEATRAADGGAGVIYLYGNYSGDVMNFDMAAEDARREGIEVRSIAVTDDVASAPADRTNERRGIAGDFFVFKIAGAAADRMATLDEVEAVTRRANRLTATMGVALGACSLPQTLKPNFELGDDQMEIGMGVHGEPGIRRATVETADAVTDELMRHILDELKLEKGDEVALLVNGLGSTSPMELYLLHRRAKQILDECGVGIYRSFVGEYVTSLEMAGASISLLKLDAELTELLDHPCATPALRIGAPPVPASVDGQARLQRIAEQQASHLAASTATEHAAAAEGAGELTPTIFAEMIRKVSYVIEDRADWLSELDGVIGDGDHGVTMGIGWRAVRAEIETIGETESIDDICQRIAKAFLNAVGASSGPLYATAFTRAGATTGGRHRLDAAGLVAFLEGAANGVRGRGKAEPGDKTMVDAWVPAVEQAKKALAEGGDLVDCFRAAAAGAERGMKATASIPARRGRSAKLGERSLGHIDPGSASTFLMIDAMRQSFETQTLDPVSRAQRPNRAFAPDAR; from the coding sequence GCAAAGTCGGTATCGTCGTCGGCGGCGGTTCGGGCCATGAACCCGCATTTGCCGGCTACGTCGGACGCGGTTTGGCGGATGCCTCGGCCGTCGGCAATGTTTTCGCTTCACCGGCCCCCGAGCCGATCCTTGAAGCGACACGCGCGGCGGACGGCGGTGCCGGCGTCATTTATCTCTACGGCAACTACTCCGGCGACGTCATGAATTTCGACATGGCCGCGGAGGATGCGCGGCGTGAAGGCATCGAAGTTCGATCGATTGCCGTGACTGACGACGTCGCTTCCGCTCCGGCCGACCGAACCAATGAGCGTCGCGGGATTGCCGGCGACTTCTTTGTCTTCAAGATTGCAGGCGCTGCCGCGGATCGCATGGCTACCCTCGACGAGGTCGAGGCTGTCACACGCAGGGCGAACCGGCTGACCGCGACGATGGGTGTGGCGCTCGGAGCATGCTCCCTGCCCCAGACGCTCAAGCCGAATTTCGAACTCGGCGACGATCAGATGGAAATCGGGATGGGCGTACACGGGGAGCCGGGAATCCGTCGCGCCACCGTCGAAACGGCCGACGCAGTGACCGACGAACTGATGCGGCACATCCTCGACGAACTCAAGCTCGAAAAGGGCGACGAGGTCGCGCTGCTCGTCAACGGCCTTGGCTCGACATCGCCGATGGAGCTTTACCTGCTCCACCGTCGCGCGAAGCAGATCCTCGACGAATGTGGCGTCGGCATCTACCGCTCCTTCGTCGGCGAATATGTAACGTCCCTCGAAATGGCTGGTGCTTCGATATCTCTGTTGAAGCTGGACGCTGAGCTCACCGAACTGTTGGACCATCCTTGCGCAACCCCTGCGCTGCGGATCGGGGCTCCGCCCGTGCCGGCGTCCGTGGACGGACAAGCGCGTCTTCAGCGGATCGCCGAACAGCAGGCGTCTCACCTTGCCGCGAGCACCGCCACAGAACATGCCGCTGCGGCCGAAGGCGCTGGCGAACTCACCCCGACGATCTTTGCCGAGATGATCCGCAAGGTGAGCTACGTCATCGAGGATCGTGCCGACTGGCTCTCGGAACTCGACGGGGTGATCGGTGACGGTGACCACGGCGTCACCATGGGAATTGGCTGGCGCGCTGTACGTGCGGAAATCGAGACAATCGGCGAGACCGAAAGCATCGACGACATCTGCCAGCGTATCGCCAAGGCATTCCTCAACGCGGTAGGCGCCTCCTCGGGACCGCTCTATGCAACCGCCTTCACCCGTGCAGGCGCGACGACCGGAGGTCGTCACCGCCTCGACGCCGCCGGGCTCGTTGCCTTCCTGGAGGGAGCTGCCAACGGCGTCAGGGGGCGGGGCAAGGCCGAACCGGGCGACAAGACGATGGTCGACGCCTGGGTGCCCGCAGTCGAACAGGCGAAAAAGGCGCTCGCCGAAGGCGGCGACCTGGTCGATTGCTTCCGCGCGGCCGCAGCCGGCGCGGAAAGGGGAATGAAGGCCACCGCATCGATCCCAGCCCGGCGCGGACGCTCGGCCAAGCTCGGAGAGCGTTCTCTCGGACACATCGACCCCGGCTCCGCCTCGACCTTCCTGATGATCGATGCGATGCGGCAGTCCTTCGAGACACAGACGCTCGATCCCGTCAGCCGTGCCCAGCGCCCCAATCGCGCCTTCGCGCCCGACGCACGGTAA
- a CDS encoding siderophore-interacting protein has product MDANFLEVTVGSKQLLSPGMIRLSFVGDGLSAFRSTGIGDEYLRLFFPNEETGEVVLPIIDEKGHWSYREGKPPVRCATYTVRRFDEGKRQLDIDFVVHAGGTASEWAQQARPGCRMIINRPRAIFDPPEDRRWQLLLADATGLPAVCRLLEEATAGVQTRVIIEVACPEDEIELPEYTGVSVTWLHGSGNGVGPSRLDEVFRMMSLPETPGYLWVAAEQKAVRAIRKHVRQVMKMPAERYQIVAYWIDQKKN; this is encoded by the coding sequence ATGGATGCAAATTTTCTGGAAGTTACCGTCGGCTCCAAACAACTCCTTTCTCCCGGGATGATCCGTCTGTCCTTCGTGGGCGACGGTCTATCCGCTTTCAGGAGCACCGGGATCGGCGACGAGTATTTGCGGCTGTTCTTCCCAAACGAGGAGACGGGCGAAGTCGTCCTGCCGATCATCGACGAGAAGGGGCACTGGAGCTACCGGGAAGGAAAGCCTCCGGTCCGTTGCGCGACCTACACGGTACGACGCTTCGACGAGGGAAAACGGCAGCTCGACATAGATTTCGTCGTGCATGCCGGCGGCACCGCAAGCGAGTGGGCGCAGCAGGCGCGACCCGGTTGCCGCATGATCATCAACAGGCCGAGGGCAATCTTCGATCCGCCTGAAGACAGGCGTTGGCAGTTGCTGCTCGCCGATGCAACTGGCCTGCCTGCCGTCTGCCGACTTCTGGAGGAGGCTACGGCCGGTGTGCAAACGAGGGTGATCATCGAGGTCGCCTGCCCGGAGGACGAGATTGAACTGCCCGAATACACCGGGGTATCGGTGACATGGCTCCACGGCAGCGGGAACGGTGTTGGGCCGAGCCGCCTTGACGAGGTCTTCCGGATGATGAGCCTGCCTGAAACGCCGGGTTATCTCTGGGTTGCGGCAGAGCAGAAGGCGGTGAGGGCAATTCGAAAGCATGTGCGGCAGGTCATGAAGATGCCCGCCGAGCGCTACCAGATCGTCGCTTACTGGATCGACCAGAAGAAAAATTGA
- a CDS encoding TonB-dependent siderophore receptor — MRNKTVRLRSRGRAAGTWMLATTLVNLAGVSAVVAQDAAPQLSSETRTFNIKPQALANALTQFGGQAGIQVSVNAASVSGLTSPGVSGSMTPQDAIRRLLAGTNLSHRFTGPATVLIGNDAASTGATGGADETVLEEIVVNAGSGGVIQADGYVGKSSATGAKVDTPFVQTPQSISSVTQSQINDRNPQSLSDAIAYTPNVRVGGYGLDPRYDSFFVRGFNVTNTGVFRDNLRQPVAGYGIFLTEPYGIEGISILRGPSSALYGATGAGGLYNVITKRPTEEEFREVMMQVGTDDRYQAQFDASGPVSDEDQVYYRLTGLGRLSNTEIPAVPDDRAYIAPALTWQPDEGTRLTLLGEYSRSKSGGNPAYYNDYYGHVSEYPNGDSAFNDIVHQQSRFGWEFEHALDETFTFRQNARYSWQDIDAQYVYAYNGPQHALDPTLIDRGSGYDVQRLDSFVIDNQLQATFSTGVVDHTVLGGIDFTWAKYRGSSGGGTVDPLDTLNLNYGRYIATPELTSRSDQKQLQTGIYLQDQLRYDAWTVTMGGRYDWVNTDTTTTDLTTGAASSADQDDREFSGRIGVTYETSFGIVPYASYSTAFSPNIGINTSTNQPFKPTTSTQQEIGVKYLLPNANAMLTAALFNIDQDNGIFYEASATGTVPVQRGKLRSRGAELEATASLDNGLSFTAAYSYTELKILRGPAETIGNYVSSVPQHSAALWANYTFDENSSAYGFGVGAGARFIGSSYGDDTNTLRNGSRTFFDASLSYDFAALDKEYAGLKLQVNATNLFDRTDTTCTSGYCYHDAGRSVIGTLRYSW, encoded by the coding sequence ATGCGGAATAAGACGGTGCGGCTGCGCAGTCGCGGTAGGGCTGCCGGTACGTGGATGCTGGCGACGACCTTGGTCAATCTTGCGGGTGTATCGGCCGTCGTGGCCCAGGACGCAGCGCCGCAGCTGTCTTCCGAGACGAGAACCTTCAACATAAAACCTCAGGCGCTGGCCAATGCCCTCACTCAGTTCGGCGGGCAGGCAGGTATTCAGGTCTCCGTAAATGCTGCCAGCGTCAGCGGGCTTACGTCTCCGGGCGTATCGGGATCCATGACGCCGCAGGATGCCATTCGACGCCTGCTCGCGGGTACGAATCTCAGCCATCGTTTCACGGGTCCGGCCACGGTCCTGATTGGCAACGACGCAGCTTCCACCGGAGCGACGGGCGGGGCGGATGAAACCGTCCTCGAAGAAATTGTCGTCAACGCGGGAAGCGGCGGCGTTATCCAGGCCGATGGCTATGTCGGAAAAAGCAGCGCGACCGGGGCAAAGGTCGACACGCCGTTTGTCCAGACGCCTCAGTCGATTTCGTCGGTAACGCAAAGCCAGATCAACGATCGCAATCCTCAATCGCTCTCCGATGCGATCGCCTATACGCCGAACGTACGGGTGGGCGGGTATGGCCTCGATCCGCGCTACGACTCATTCTTCGTGCGCGGCTTTAACGTAACGAACACCGGTGTCTTCCGGGACAACCTGCGGCAGCCGGTTGCGGGCTACGGGATCTTCCTGACCGAGCCCTACGGGATCGAGGGAATTTCAATTCTTCGCGGACCATCCTCAGCGCTCTATGGCGCGACTGGCGCAGGCGGGCTCTACAACGTCATCACCAAGCGCCCGACCGAGGAAGAATTCCGCGAAGTCATGATGCAGGTCGGTACGGATGACCGCTATCAGGCCCAGTTCGATGCTTCCGGTCCGGTCAGCGATGAGGATCAGGTATACTACCGCCTGACCGGTCTTGGCCGGCTCAGCAACACCGAGATTCCCGCCGTACCGGACGATCGCGCCTATATCGCGCCCGCGCTCACCTGGCAGCCGGATGAGGGCACGAGGCTCACGCTTCTCGGGGAATACTCGCGTTCCAAGAGCGGCGGCAATCCGGCCTATTACAACGACTATTATGGGCACGTCAGTGAATACCCCAACGGCGATTCCGCCTTCAACGACATCGTGCACCAGCAATCGCGCTTCGGCTGGGAGTTCGAGCATGCTCTCGACGAGACGTTTACCTTCCGTCAGAATGCGCGCTATTCCTGGCAGGACATCGACGCCCAATACGTCTACGCCTACAACGGTCCGCAGCACGCGCTTGATCCGACCCTGATCGACCGTGGCTCCGGCTACGACGTCCAGCGCCTCGACAGTTTCGTCATCGACAATCAACTCCAGGCAACGTTTTCGACCGGCGTGGTGGATCACACCGTGCTCGGCGGGATCGACTTCACCTGGGCTAAATACCGCGGATCGTCGGGTGGCGGCACGGTCGATCCCCTCGACACTCTCAACCTGAACTACGGCCGCTACATCGCGACGCCCGAACTCACGTCCAGATCCGACCAGAAGCAGCTGCAGACCGGCATCTACCTCCAGGACCAGCTGCGCTACGATGCGTGGACGGTGACGATGGGTGGCCGCTACGACTGGGTCAACACGGATACGACCACGACCGATCTCACGACCGGCGCTGCATCCTCTGCCGACCAGGACGACAGGGAGTTTTCGGGACGCATCGGCGTGACCTACGAAACCTCCTTCGGCATCGTGCCATACGCCAGCTATTCGACGGCCTTTTCGCCGAATATCGGGATCAATACCTCCACCAATCAGCCGTTCAAGCCGACCACCAGCACGCAGCAGGAAATCGGTGTGAAGTATCTGCTTCCGAATGCAAACGCGATGCTCACCGCCGCCCTCTTCAATATCGATCAGGACAACGGGATCTTTTACGAGGCATCCGCGACCGGCACCGTACCGGTACAGCGCGGCAAGTTGCGGTCCAGAGGCGCGGAGCTTGAAGCGACGGCATCCCTCGACAACGGCCTGTCGTTTACCGCAGCCTACAGCTACACCGAGTTGAAGATACTGAGGGGACCGGCCGAGACCATCGGCAACTATGTCTCCAGCGTCCCGCAACATTCGGCGGCACTGTGGGCAAACTATACGTTCGACGAGAATTCGTCAGCCTACGGCTTTGGCGTCGGCGCCGGAGCGCGTTTCATCGGATCGAGCTACGGGGACGACACGAACACTCTTCGAAACGGTTCCCGCACTTTCTTCGATGCGTCTCTCAGCTACGATTTCGCCGCACTCGATAAGGAATACGCCGGGCTCAAGTTGCAGGTGAATGCGACCAACCTGTTCGACCGCACCGATACGACATGCACGTCCGGGTACTGCTACCACGACGCCGGCCGATCCGTGATCGGAACGCTGCGCTACAGCTGGTAA
- a CDS encoding FecR family protein, protein MTRHTFELVFLANGQVESFGSNRITSSDENEKASQEALHWLIALREEPDDPHLRTRFDAWLARNPGNGRAWDEAQQLWALLGSAESAVPASERQAVGGITGRGQRASRGSLQVHRRGRGMGLRLAAAGLCTLCLVFAFLPAISIWLNADHATATAETRTIHLDDGSTVYLGASSAVDVAFDPAQRKVTLLEGEAYFEVEPDPDRPFKVRAANVETTVLGTAFDVDLTDESVAVAVNHGSVAVSTQAGKSPSDASLGAGDWVRVDREGQVERGKDAPDLAGGWRSGMLVVRDRSISSVIDEIGRHYRGSILIADSTLARQRITGVYDLRNPADAVSAIAQTYGARVRQISPWIMVISQH, encoded by the coding sequence TTGACGAGGCACACATTCGAACTCGTGTTCCTCGCGAACGGACAGGTAGAGAGCTTCGGGAGCAATCGCATTACGTCCTCGGATGAAAACGAAAAGGCTTCGCAGGAAGCTTTGCACTGGTTGATCGCGCTTCGCGAGGAGCCGGACGACCCACATCTGCGCACTCGCTTCGACGCCTGGTTGGCCCGCAATCCCGGCAACGGGCGAGCGTGGGACGAGGCACAGCAGCTATGGGCGCTGCTCGGCTCGGCCGAATCGGCGGTTCCAGCCTCTGAGCGGCAAGCGGTGGGCGGCATCACCGGGCGCGGTCAACGGGCAAGCCGAGGATCGCTTCAGGTGCACCGGCGGGGCCGGGGCATGGGCCTCCGACTTGCGGCTGCGGGCCTCTGTACCCTCTGTCTTGTGTTCGCCTTCCTGCCCGCGATCAGCATCTGGCTGAATGCCGACCACGCAACTGCTACGGCCGAGACCCGTACCATTCACCTCGATGACGGCAGCACGGTGTACCTGGGCGCAAGCAGCGCGGTGGATGTTGCCTTCGATCCCGCGCAGCGAAAGGTTACGCTTCTGGAGGGAGAAGCCTATTTCGAGGTCGAACCCGATCCTGACCGGCCGTTCAAGGTGAGGGCGGCGAATGTCGAGACAACCGTTCTCGGCACGGCGTTCGATGTCGACCTGACGGATGAATCCGTCGCCGTCGCGGTCAATCACGGCAGTGTCGCGGTTTCCACCCAGGCCGGAAAGTCCCCTTCGGATGCATCCCTCGGGGCAGGCGACTGGGTTCGCGTCGACCGGGAAGGCCAGGTCGAACGGGGCAAGGACGCGCCTGACCTGGCTGGGGGCTGGCGTAGCGGAATGCTCGTGGTGAGGGATCGCTCGATCTCCAGCGTGATCGACGAAATCGGCCGTCACTATCGCGGATCGATCCTGATCGCGGACAGCACGCTGGCACGCCAACGGATAACCGGGGTCTACGATCTCAGGAATCCCGCCGATGCGGTCTCCGCAATTGCGCAAACCTATGGGGCTCGGGTACGCCAGATCAGCCCTTGGATCATGGTCATTTCGCAGCACTGA
- a CDS encoding sigma-70 family RNA polymerase sigma factor, whose amino-acid sequence MEKALSIYLTHRRELVDYATAIVGDRSRGEDVVQEAFLRLKTATNERSIDDAAAYLRRIIRNLAIDWIRRISAERRRFDAEADFESVVEDRPTQEDVVRHRDELRIVMDALSELPERTRIALEMHRFEGRKLKEIAETLGISIGLAHSLVYEGLEHCRKRCAKGK is encoded by the coding sequence ATGGAAAAGGCACTGAGTATATATCTTACGCATCGCCGAGAGCTCGTGGACTACGCGACGGCCATCGTCGGCGATCGTTCGCGCGGCGAAGATGTCGTGCAGGAAGCCTTTCTCCGGCTCAAGACAGCCACGAACGAAAGGTCGATCGACGACGCTGCCGCCTACCTCCGCCGCATCATCCGGAATCTGGCCATCGACTGGATCAGGCGAATATCGGCGGAAAGACGAAGGTTCGACGCCGAGGCGGACTTTGAATCCGTCGTTGAGGACCGTCCGACCCAGGAAGATGTCGTCCGACATCGAGACGAGCTGCGCATTGTGATGGATGCGCTGTCCGAACTTCCGGAGCGCACGCGCATTGCCCTGGAAATGCATCGCTTCGAAGGGCGAAAGCTCAAGGAAATTGCGGAAACTCTCGGTATTTCCATCGGCTTGGCCCACTCGCTTGTGTATGAGGGGCTGGAGCATTGCCGCAAGCGATGCGCCAAAGGGAAATAG
- a CDS encoding ABC transporter ATP-binding protein translates to MTDNTLKTESLTLGYGHRVVIDDLSLGLPTGRMTAILGPNGCGKSTLLRALARLVAPVKGAVTLGGVDILSLDTRALARRLAILPQSPRAPEGITVSELVRRGRTPWRGLLAPWSKEDAAACARALEEVGMVELADRPLDQLSGGQRQRAWIALVLAQDTPYLLLDEPTTWLDLPHQLEVLSLLRDRNLKAGATVISVLHDLNLAARFSDHLVLLGPRGLVATGAPDEVVTEANLKKAFGLHAMVMPDPVTGAPMIVPR, encoded by the coding sequence GTGACAGACAATACGCTGAAAACTGAAAGCCTGACACTCGGCTATGGCCACAGGGTGGTGATCGATGACCTGTCGCTGGGACTGCCGACCGGGCGGATGACGGCAATCCTGGGGCCGAACGGATGCGGGAAGTCGACGCTGCTGCGGGCGCTTGCCCGTCTGGTCGCGCCCGTGAAGGGGGCCGTCACTCTTGGTGGCGTGGACATCCTTTCGCTGGACACTCGTGCACTTGCGCGCCGTCTTGCAATCCTCCCGCAGTCGCCCCGCGCGCCCGAGGGCATTACCGTGTCCGAACTCGTTCGCCGCGGCAGGACGCCGTGGCGAGGGCTGCTTGCGCCATGGAGTAAGGAGGATGCTGCGGCCTGCGCACGCGCCCTCGAGGAGGTCGGCATGGTCGAGCTGGCAGACCGGCCGCTCGATCAGCTTTCTGGAGGGCAGCGCCAGCGGGCATGGATCGCCCTTGTCCTTGCCCAGGACACGCCGTATCTGCTCCTCGACGAGCCGACCACCTGGTTGGATCTCCCCCACCAACTCGAGGTCCTGTCGCTCCTGCGGGACCGTAATCTGAAGGCGGGGGCGACGGTGATCAGCGTTCTCCACGACCTCAATCTTGCGGCCAGGTTTTCCGATCATCTCGTGTTGCTGGGGCCTCGTGGTCTGGTCGCCACCGGCGCACCTGATGAGGTCGTGACCGAGGCCAATCTGAAGAAGGCTTTCGGACTTCATGCCATGGTGATGCCCGATCCGGTGACGGGTGCACCGATGATCGTGCCGAGATAG
- a CDS encoding iron ABC transporter permease: MRGGFVLLGAVLVGSALLSLMIGQVMLTPAELWSGLWTGSGPGALTLRVLRGPNIVAAIGTGAVFGASGAAFQILLRNPLAAPDVMGFTSGAGLAVVAGVAFGVALPMPLLSAAGGLTAALVVAVLSLRRDSAQSTITLILVGLGIGFFTSAASGFLLTRLPPQEAAEAQRWLTGSLAARNWTHAVQVLVLGAILAVALGLQVRALALLELGDDLATGLGLKVQRARRRIAATAVLLAASGVAVAGPVPFVALMAGPLGARLTGASEPAARIAAASLAGAVITVLADLAARAAVPGLQLPVGVMTGLFGAPYLLWLLAREMETGDL, from the coding sequence GTGAGAGGCGGCTTCGTCCTTCTCGGTGCGGTTCTCGTCGGATCGGCACTCCTTTCCCTGATGATCGGGCAGGTCATGCTTACGCCCGCCGAACTATGGAGCGGACTTTGGACCGGTTCCGGGCCGGGCGCCCTGACGCTTCGGGTGCTGCGCGGCCCGAACATCGTTGCGGCGATCGGAACCGGGGCTGTCTTTGGCGCGTCCGGCGCGGCCTTCCAGATCCTCCTTCGCAATCCCCTTGCGGCACCCGACGTGATGGGCTTCACCTCTGGCGCTGGACTGGCCGTGGTTGCGGGCGTCGCGTTCGGGGTCGCCTTGCCGATGCCTCTCCTCTCCGCCGCGGGCGGCCTGACGGCCGCGCTCGTGGTTGCCGTTCTCTCCCTGCGCCGGGATTCGGCGCAGTCAACGATAACTCTCATTCTCGTCGGGCTCGGGATCGGCTTCTTCACCTCGGCGGCGAGCGGCTTCCTCCTGACCCGCCTTCCGCCGCAGGAGGCTGCGGAGGCCCAGCGCTGGCTGACCGGGTCGCTTGCCGCGCGCAATTGGACCCATGCCGTGCAGGTCCTCGTGTTGGGGGCAATTCTTGCGGTGGCGCTCGGGTTGCAGGTTCGCGCGCTGGCGTTGCTGGAACTGGGGGACGACCTTGCTACTGGTCTCGGGCTGAAAGTCCAGCGCGCCAGACGGAGAATCGCGGCGACGGCTGTCCTCTTGGCGGCGAGCGGCGTGGCGGTAGCCGGACCTGTACCTTTCGTTGCCCTGATGGCTGGACCTTTGGGTGCAAGGCTCACCGGCGCTAGCGAGCCTGCGGCCCGCATTGCAGCTGCGAGCCTCGCGGGGGCCGTGATCACCGTCCTTGCCGATCTTGCGGCCCGTGCCGCGGTTCCGGGGCTGCAATTGCCCGTCGGGGTCATGACGGGCCTGTTCGGGGCGCCCTACCTGCTGTGGCTGCTTGCGCGCGAAATGGAGACGGGTGATCTGTGA
- a CDS encoding iron ABC transporter permease translates to MVVGSLVFGGGDGVLTSMLAFPGAALATIAVFALGGGLRGETSHVRLTLAGAALNAMLLSFVSAIILSRGETLEVFRFWVTGSLAQAGARPLHGMAITAILGAGIALILAPRIEALSLGSAVARGLGTRPARIQFGALIAVTLMTGAAVSVAGPIAFLGLMVPPLARRVSGHDLRKELFASAILGACVLLLADTCGRLVLAPAEIRVGIMTALIGAPVFIWIARRLRPGAAA, encoded by the coding sequence ATTGTTGTCGGATCGCTCGTTTTCGGGGGAGGGGATGGCGTCCTGACGTCAATGCTGGCGTTCCCGGGTGCGGCACTCGCCACGATCGCGGTTTTCGCGCTCGGCGGAGGTTTGCGGGGAGAAACGAGCCACGTACGCCTGACCCTCGCAGGGGCTGCGCTCAATGCGATGCTGCTGTCCTTCGTTTCCGCGATCATCCTGTCGCGCGGCGAGACGCTCGAGGTATTCCGCTTCTGGGTAACCGGATCGCTCGCCCAGGCGGGCGCGCGTCCCTTGCATGGCATGGCGATCACGGCGATCCTGGGGGCCGGGATCGCCCTCATCCTGGCACCTCGCATCGAGGCACTTTCCCTCGGATCGGCGGTGGCTCGCGGTCTCGGCACACGGCCGGCCAGAATCCAGTTCGGCGCCCTGATCGCGGTGACATTGATGACAGGCGCTGCCGTTTCCGTGGCGGGACCGATTGCCTTTCTTGGACTGATGGTGCCGCCGCTTGCACGTCGCGTCAGCGGCCATGATCTGCGGAAGGAGCTGTTTGCTTCCGCCATCCTGGGAGCCTGTGTCCTGCTTCTGGCAGACACATGCGGTCGCCTCGTTCTCGCCCCGGCCGAAATCCGCGTCGGCATCATGACCGCACTGATCGGTGCTCCCGTCTTCATCTGGATCGCCAGGCGCCTCAGGCCGGGAGCAGCGGCGTGA
- a CDS encoding iron chelate uptake ABC transporter family permease subunit: MKSAIGLLFLLIVAATLTLFAGVRDATVAEIWQALVAFDPGDPIHVTVLSIRLPRLVAGTIAGAGLGMAGTVMQALTRNPLADPGLLGVNSGQHSRLLSDRSFSGEGMAS, translated from the coding sequence ATGAAATCGGCGATCGGCCTGCTTTTCCTTCTCATCGTGGCGGCGACGCTGACGCTTTTTGCGGGCGTGCGTGACGCGACGGTGGCCGAGATCTGGCAGGCTCTGGTCGCGTTCGATCCCGGCGACCCCATCCATGTCACCGTTCTTTCCATTCGCCTGCCGCGCCTCGTCGCCGGCACGATTGCCGGTGCGGGACTTGGCATGGCCGGAACCGTCATGCAGGCGCTCACGCGTAATCCTCTCGCCGACCCCGGACTGCTCGGCGTCAATTCGGGGCAGCATTCGCGATTGTTGTCGGATCGCTCGTTTTCGGGGGAGGGGATGGCGTCCTGA
- a CDS encoding ABC transporter substrate-binding protein: protein MRRVEPRHRSATTKTSGPNRRQVLAGLACSLLAPSLARSTAFAAESDLRFSHAYGETVLSQPAQRVVSLGYTTQDPLLALGVAPLAVRQWYGDLPYGVWPWAQPYLGDAKPELVAGEVSMEIVAALEPDLIVGIGSGLSQDEYQVLSQIAPVLMQPADQTAYGTPWDSITRILGRAVGKSALAEERIADTRRKFAAARDRNPDWAGKTGVCAYHSGGETGAFIGSDTRATFVSELGFRPPAQLTDISTVEGFYARLSPEDLSALDADLLIWVSSFDDASDIVGLEMRRTLRAHREGREVFAGKLIAGALSFGSVLSLPYALEQLEPELAKALDGRPQTPVPSSVAAGLAP, encoded by the coding sequence ATGAGAAGAGTTGAACCGCGCCACCGAAGCGCTACGACGAAAACCTCCGGGCCAAACCGGCGGCAAGTGCTGGCTGGGCTTGCCTGCAGCCTTCTTGCGCCCAGCCTCGCCAGATCGACGGCTTTTGCTGCCGAAAGCGACCTGCGCTTCTCCCATGCCTACGGCGAGACCGTGCTGTCCCAGCCTGCACAGCGCGTCGTCTCGCTCGGCTACACCACGCAGGATCCGCTGTTGGCGCTCGGGGTGGCACCGCTTGCCGTTCGCCAGTGGTACGGAGATCTGCCATATGGTGTCTGGCCATGGGCGCAACCCTACCTGGGCGACGCAAAACCGGAGCTGGTCGCCGGTGAGGTGTCGATGGAGATCGTGGCGGCGCTCGAGCCTGACCTCATCGTAGGGATCGGGTCCGGACTGTCCCAGGACGAATACCAGGTGCTCTCGCAGATCGCGCCCGTCCTCATGCAACCCGCGGATCAGACGGCCTACGGTACCCCTTGGGACAGCATAACGAGGATACTTGGGCGGGCTGTGGGCAAGAGCGCGCTTGCGGAGGAACGGATCGCGGATACCCGGCGAAAGTTCGCGGCCGCGCGGGATCGCAATCCCGACTGGGCCGGCAAGACCGGTGTTTGCGCCTATCATTCCGGAGGGGAGACCGGGGCCTTTATCGGCTCGGATACGCGGGCGACCTTTGTGTCGGAGCTGGGATTTCGCCCACCGGCGCAATTGACAGACATTTCAACTGTCGAAGGGTTCTACGCCAGGCTCTCGCCGGAGGATCTTTCGGCGCTAGATGCAGACCTGCTGATCTGGGTGTCGTCCTTCGATGACGCTTCGGACATCGTCGGTCTGGAAATGCGCCGTACCCTTCGGGCCCACCGTGAAGGGCGCGAGGTGTTTGCGGGAAAATTGATCGCCGGGGCACTGAGCTTCGGCAGCGTGCTGTCCCTTCCTTATGCCCTCGAACAACTGGAACCGGAGTTGGCAAAGGCGCTCGACGGGCGCCCGCAGACGCCCGTTCCGTCGAGCGTCGCGGCAGGCCTTGCTCCATGA